A stretch of the Deinobacterium chartae genome encodes the following:
- a CDS encoding roadblock/LC7 domain-containing protein: MKALQTLAGLPGVRVAVLAGADGLALEYAGEEVHEAEQYAAELAGISRALVRSASAVNGGRLLRYGFATENLEVLAVQLEDRILAVAVRRGSDTRALQIELARLAVQLMQPQTRA; this comes from the coding sequence GTGAAAGCCCTGCAGACCTTGGCTGGCCTGCCCGGAGTGCGGGTAGCCGTACTGGCCGGCGCGGACGGCCTCGCCCTGGAGTATGCGGGCGAAGAGGTCCACGAGGCCGAACAGTACGCCGCCGAACTTGCCGGGATCAGCCGTGCGCTGGTACGCAGCGCGTCTGCGGTAAACGGCGGTCGGCTGCTGCGTTACGGTTTCGCTACCGAAAACCTCGAGGTGCTGGCCGTGCAACTCGAGGACCGCATCCTGGCCGTCGCCGTTCGGCGCGGCAGTGACACCCGGGCGCTTCAGATCGAACTGGCCCGTCTGGCCGTGCAGTTGATGCAGCCCCAGACCCGCGCCTGA
- a CDS encoding roadblock/LC7 domain-containing protein, whose amino-acid sequence MDTLLAQLVEEVEGALGAAVGATDGLLVEQHAKEDLSAAVAEHANLLRSGNAAYSRTLGYGDVREIMLVSDQRLGFIRPVGNGLFLLLLLEPGGNLGKARLRSADAARRLEELVGA is encoded by the coding sequence ATGGACACCCTGCTTGCACAACTGGTCGAAGAGGTTGAAGGAGCACTCGGTGCCGCTGTAGGAGCGACCGATGGGCTGCTGGTCGAGCAGCACGCCAAAGAAGACCTCTCGGCTGCCGTGGCCGAACACGCCAACTTGTTACGCAGTGGCAACGCTGCCTACAGCCGTACGCTCGGCTACGGCGACGTGCGTGAGATCATGCTGGTTTCGGATCAGCGCCTGGGCTTCATTCGCCCGGTTGGAAACGGTCTGTTCCTGCTGCTGCTGCTCGAACCGGGTGGCAACCTTGGCAAGGCCCGACTGCGCAGTGCGGACGCCGCCCGCCGCCTCGAGGAACTGGTGGGCGCGTGA
- the recR gene encoding recombination mediator RecR, with product MNYPTSLLQLIRELSRLPGIGPKSAQRLAFHLFEQPREDVERLAGALLEAKRELHFCPVCFNITDKERCDVCADPSRDQRTICVVEEPGDVIAIERSGEYRGLYHVLHGSINPMNGVGPDQLHIKPLLGRLSPEHEVILATSTTVEGEATSLYLQRLLDPLGVTVSRIAYGLPVGGSLEYADEVTLGRALTGRQRLTRPGQG from the coding sequence ATGAACTATCCCACCAGCCTGCTGCAGCTGATCCGGGAGCTGTCCCGGCTGCCCGGCATCGGACCCAAGTCTGCGCAGCGCCTGGCTTTTCACCTGTTCGAGCAGCCCCGCGAGGACGTGGAGCGGCTCGCCGGAGCCCTGCTCGAGGCCAAGCGCGAGCTGCACTTCTGCCCGGTGTGCTTCAACATCACCGACAAGGAGCGCTGCGACGTGTGCGCCGATCCCTCGAGGGACCAGCGCACCATCTGCGTGGTCGAGGAGCCCGGTGACGTGATCGCCATCGAGCGCTCGGGCGAGTACCGGGGGCTCTATCACGTGCTGCACGGCTCGATCAATCCGATGAACGGCGTGGGACCGGACCAGTTGCACATCAAGCCGTTGTTGGGTCGCCTCAGCCCCGAGCACGAGGTGATCCTGGCCACCTCCACCACCGTGGAGGGCGAGGCCACCAGCTTGTACCTGCAGCGGTTGCTGGATCCGCTGGGCGTCACGGTCTCACGCATCGCCTACGGCCTGCCGGTGGGCGGCTCGCTTGAGTACGCGGACGAGGTGACGCTGGGACGGGCCCTGACCGGTCGGCAGCGCCTCACCCGCCCCGGACAAGGTTAG
- a CDS encoding YbaB/EbfC family nucleoid-associated protein — MDMRKLMKQMQKAQSAAAEIQEKLAGMEVTGSASGMVTVTMNGQGKVLGIRVDPKAVDPEDVEGLEDLLLVALKDAQQKADELQQQETQKSLGFLGGMM, encoded by the coding sequence ATGGACATGCGCAAACTGATGAAGCAGATGCAAAAAGCCCAGTCGGCCGCCGCCGAGATCCAGGAGAAGCTGGCCGGCATGGAAGTGACCGGCAGTGCCAGCGGCATGGTGACCGTCACCATGAACGGCCAGGGTAAGGTGCTGGGCATTCGTGTGGACCCCAAGGCGGTGGACCCCGAGGACGTCGAGGGCCTCGAGGACCTGCTGCTGGTCGCTCTCAAGGACGCGCAGCAGAAGGCCGACGAACTGCAGCAGCAAGAAACCCAGAAGAGCCTGGGTTTCCTGGGCGGCATGATGTAA
- a CDS encoding NrtR DNA-binding winged helix domain-containing protein: MNTLTLPPFAARVGLAVDIAAFAMHRSKLMILLVRRGIEPHQQSWALPGGFVHDGEQLAEAALRELREETSVSLSPNHLEQFYTFGHPGRDPRGRIVSVAHLAVLPHGTPAVYGGGSVTAAAWFEAHEPPPLAFDHADILAHALRRLQVRLEYAGLALEFLPDTFTLPELQEVYEAILARPLDKRNFRKRILAQGLLEAAGERRNGVGRPAQLYRRAKRLRSPRV, translated from the coding sequence GTGAACACACTAACCTTGCCGCCGTTCGCCGCACGGGTCGGCCTGGCCGTGGACATCGCAGCGTTTGCGATGCACCGCTCCAAGCTGATGATCCTGCTGGTGCGGCGCGGCATCGAGCCCCACCAGCAGTCCTGGGCGCTCCCCGGCGGGTTCGTGCATGACGGCGAACAGCTGGCCGAAGCGGCCCTGCGCGAACTGCGCGAGGAAACCTCGGTCAGTCTCTCGCCCAACCACCTCGAGCAGTTCTACACCTTCGGTCATCCCGGCCGTGATCCGCGCGGCCGCATCGTCTCGGTCGCCCACCTCGCGGTCCTGCCGCACGGGACTCCGGCCGTGTACGGTGGCGGCAGCGTCACCGCCGCCGCCTGGTTCGAAGCGCACGAGCCGCCGCCGCTGGCCTTTGACCACGCCGATATCCTCGCCCACGCGCTGCGGCGGCTGCAGGTGCGCCTCGAGTATGCCGGGCTGGCCCTCGAGTTCTTGCCCGACACCTTCACCCTGCCCGAGCTGCAGGAAGTCTACGAGGCGATCCTGGCGCGCCCGCTCGACAAGCGCAACTTCCGCAAGCGTATTTTGGCTCAGGGTCTGCTCGAGGCCGCCGGCGAGCGTCGCAACGGGGTAGGGCGCCCGGCGCAGCTGTACCGCCGTGCCAAGCGCCTGCGCAGCCCGCGCGTCTGA
- a CDS encoding amylo-alpha-1,6-glucosidase, which yields MLPRYLFGHETVRDLTREYLLGDGQGGFHSMSAAFVPTRKYHGLAVSHNPPVQRDLPWLMPLETLEVAGKSASVYALEVAPGHFEGRGRDFLTEVSFEGLLPRFRYRALGVTFERRVMMPRGAGALVYLYDVHAPEGVRVRLEGLFSDRDMHAVNAALPRLEWAAGDYLEARYGDGRGARVRLAGPAHPLAPAVREQRLHYRAEAERGETCWDVVARADLGELSLPPGRSRFALTVGGLREGEVWDGDPWAAWNAEVARRECLVERAFAASGVADAVVATLALSADAFLVERRAVAGHSIIAGYPWFADWGRDAMIALPGLTLPTGRHAEARSVLATFLRYQRAGLLPNNFWDDGAGAGYNTVDGALWLFVALERYLEASGDWAFAHEQLPVLREMLACHVRGTEFGIRVDPADGLLLAGERGVQLTWMDVKIQEWVVTPRHGKAVEICALWIAALSVFGRICARLGEPDDFAALRKQATGSFGKFWNPGREYYFDHIRPDGTPDAALRPNALIALALPDTPVEAGQFVAALRTARRELISAVGSYSLAPGETGYLPDFGGPQILRDAAYHQGTVWAWPMGSYLEALARAGAEPEDLRREWSGLLAHLSEAGVGSVSEVFEAATLVARGCPFQAWSVGELLRVYVKLGGELKSNEKISQI from the coding sequence ATGTTGCCACGTTATCTTTTCGGCCACGAGACCGTGCGCGACCTGACGCGCGAATACCTGCTGGGCGACGGCCAGGGCGGTTTCCACAGCATGAGCGCTGCCTTTGTGCCGACCCGCAAGTACCACGGACTGGCGGTGAGCCACAACCCGCCGGTGCAGCGCGACCTGCCGTGGCTGATGCCGCTCGAGACCCTCGAGGTGGCCGGGAAAAGTGCGTCCGTGTACGCCCTCGAGGTTGCCCCGGGGCACTTCGAGGGGCGCGGGCGCGACTTCCTGACCGAGGTGAGCTTCGAAGGCCTGTTGCCGCGCTTTCGTTACCGCGCGCTGGGCGTGACCTTTGAGCGGCGGGTGATGATGCCGCGCGGGGCGGGCGCCCTGGTGTACCTGTACGACGTACATGCGCCCGAGGGCGTGCGGGTACGCCTCGAGGGACTGTTCTCGGACCGGGACATGCACGCGGTGAACGCGGCCCTGCCACGTCTGGAGTGGGCGGCGGGCGATTACCTCGAGGCGCGCTACGGTGATGGGCGCGGCGCGCGGGTGCGTCTGGCCGGGCCGGCTCACCCGCTCGCTCCGGCGGTGCGCGAGCAGCGTCTGCATTACCGGGCGGAAGCCGAGCGCGGCGAGACCTGCTGGGACGTGGTGGCGCGCGCCGACTTAGGCGAGCTGAGCCTGCCGCCCGGACGCAGCCGTTTTGCGCTGACCGTGGGCGGACTGCGGGAGGGCGAGGTCTGGGACGGGGATCCGTGGGCGGCCTGGAACGCCGAGGTGGCGCGCCGCGAGTGTTTGGTGGAGCGGGCCTTCGCCGCGTCGGGCGTGGCCGACGCGGTGGTCGCCACGCTGGCCCTCTCCGCCGACGCTTTTTTGGTGGAGCGTCGCGCGGTGGCCGGGCACAGCATCATCGCCGGGTATCCCTGGTTCGCGGACTGGGGGCGCGACGCCATGATCGCCCTGCCCGGACTCACGCTGCCCACCGGGCGTCACGCCGAGGCGCGCAGCGTGCTTGCGACCTTCTTGCGTTACCAGCGCGCAGGGCTGCTGCCGAACAACTTTTGGGACGATGGTGCGGGGGCCGGATACAACACCGTGGACGGGGCGCTGTGGCTGTTCGTGGCCCTCGAGCGTTACCTCGAGGCCTCGGGGGACTGGGCGTTTGCCCACGAACAGCTGCCGGTGCTGCGCGAGATGCTGGCGTGCCATGTGCGCGGCACCGAGTTCGGAATCCGGGTGGATCCCGCAGACGGTTTGCTGCTTGCGGGCGAGCGCGGCGTGCAGCTGACCTGGATGGACGTCAAGATTCAGGAGTGGGTGGTGACTCCGCGTCACGGCAAGGCCGTGGAGATCTGCGCGCTGTGGATCGCGGCCCTCAGCGTGTTCGGGCGAATCTGTGCGCGGCTGGGAGAGCCGGATGACTTCGCCGCGCTGCGAAAACAGGCGACGGGGTCGTTCGGGAAGTTCTGGAATCCCGGGCGGGAATACTACTTCGATCACATCCGCCCGGACGGAACGCCGGACGCGGCCTTGCGTCCCAACGCGCTGATCGCGCTGGCCCTTCCCGACACCCCGGTCGAGGCCGGACAGTTCGTGGCAGCGCTGCGCACCGCGCGGCGCGAGCTGATCTCGGCAGTGGGATCTTACTCGCTCGCTCCGGGTGAAACGGGGTATCTGCCGGACTTCGGCGGACCGCAGATCCTGCGCGACGCAGCCTACCATCAGGGGACCGTGTGGGCGTGGCCGATGGGAAGCTACCTCGAGGCGCTGGCGCGTGCCGGCGCAGAGCCCGAGGACCTGCGCCGCGAGTGGTCGGGTTTGCTGGCCCACCTGTCCGAGGCCGGAGTGGGATCGGTTTCGGAAGTCTTCGAGGCGGCCACGCTGGTGGCGCGCGGGTGCCCGTTTCAGGCGTGGAGTGTGGGCGAGTTGCTGCGGGTTTATGTCAAGCTGGGCGGAGAGTTGAAATCAAACGAGAAAATTTCACAAATATAG
- the infC gene encoding translation initiation factor IF-3, which translates to MVCIAKEHKINEQIRVRQIRLIDDEGNQVGIIDTRDALRMAEEKGLDLVMVGPTAVPPVCKLLDYGKFRFEEQQNEKENRRRARSQEVKSIKFRVKIDENDFKTKTNHVRRFLGEGHKVKVTIMFRGRERTHPELGERILQRVAEVLADVGQPESAPSMMGMDMNMIMVPLKTPAKKADEPKSVETA; encoded by the coding sequence GTGGTCTGCATAGCAAAAGAGCACAAGATTAACGAACAGATCCGGGTGCGTCAGATCAGGCTGATCGACGATGAGGGTAACCAGGTCGGTATTATCGACACCCGGGACGCTCTTCGTATGGCCGAGGAGAAGGGCCTTGACCTGGTGATGGTCGGCCCCACGGCCGTACCGCCCGTCTGTAAGCTCTTGGACTACGGGAAGTTTCGCTTCGAGGAGCAGCAGAACGAGAAGGAGAACCGCCGCCGGGCGCGCTCCCAGGAAGTCAAGTCGATCAAGTTCCGCGTCAAGATCGACGAGAACGACTTCAAGACCAAGACCAACCACGTGCGCCGTTTCCTGGGAGAGGGCCACAAGGTCAAGGTGACCATCATGTTCCGTGGCCGCGAGCGCACGCACCCCGAACTGGGCGAGCGCATCCTGCAGCGCGTCGCCGAGGTGCTCGCCGACGTGGGCCAGCCCGAGTCTGCCCCCTCGATGATGGGCATGGACATGAACATGATCATGGTGCCCCTCAAGACCCCCGCCAAGAAGGCCGACGAGCCCAAGAGCGTCGAGACCGCGTAA
- a CDS encoding AAA family ATPase, producing the protein MPERYRHGLVIGKFAPLHRGHQFLIETALERCERVSAWTYANPEFPEMPPEVRQGWLRELYPGLEVLPAPPDPPPDAAPDAVHRAFVARTLAGWGVRPDVVFTSEAYGAPLARQLGIRHHPVDPGRTRFPISGTQLRADVHGQRTWLDSRVYAHFVRRVVFLGGESTGKTTLARRMAEEYRTRWAHEYGGDVYIAAGGRLDRVDFTAIARGHRALEDRLLREGGVHRFLFCDTNALTTAMFAFLMVGGAEPELLQLAHDCRSRYAQVFVCADDIVFESDGWRGSHDTRRVHQALIRYDLEVRGIPYVLLQGGLEARVARVREVLEASGTNR; encoded by the coding sequence ATGCCTGAGCGTTACCGCCACGGTCTGGTGATCGGCAAGTTCGCGCCGCTGCACCGGGGGCACCAGTTCCTGATCGAAACCGCCCTCGAGCGCTGCGAGCGGGTGAGTGCGTGGACCTACGCCAACCCCGAGTTCCCCGAGATGCCCCCCGAGGTGCGCCAGGGCTGGTTGCGCGAGCTGTACCCTGGCCTCGAGGTGCTGCCCGCCCCGCCGGACCCGCCGCCCGACGCGGCTCCGGACGCGGTGCACCGTGCGTTCGTGGCGCGCACGCTGGCCGGGTGGGGCGTGCGGCCCGACGTGGTCTTTACCAGCGAGGCCTACGGCGCGCCGCTCGCGCGGCAACTGGGCATCCGGCATCACCCGGTGGACCCGGGCCGCACGCGCTTTCCGATTTCGGGTACGCAACTGCGCGCGGACGTGCACGGGCAGCGGACGTGGCTGGATAGCCGGGTTTACGCGCACTTCGTGCGGCGGGTGGTGTTTTTGGGCGGCGAGTCCACCGGTAAGACCACCCTGGCCCGCCGCATGGCCGAGGAGTACCGAACCCGCTGGGCCCACGAGTACGGCGGCGACGTGTACATCGCTGCCGGAGGGCGGCTGGACAGGGTGGACTTTACCGCCATCGCGCGGGGCCACCGCGCCCTCGAGGACCGCCTGTTGCGCGAGGGCGGCGTGCACCGTTTCCTGTTCTGTGACACCAACGCCCTCACCACCGCGATGTTCGCCTTTCTGATGGTGGGCGGCGCCGAGCCCGAGCTGCTGCAACTGGCCCATGACTGCCGCTCGCGGTACGCGCAGGTCTTCGTGTGCGCCGACGACATCGTGTTCGAGTCGGATGGCTGGCGCGGCTCGCACGATACCCGCCGGGTGCACCAGGCCCTGATCCGCTATGACCTCGAGGTGCGCGGCATTCCCTATGTGTTGCTGCAAGGAGGCCTCGAGGCGCGGGTGGCGCGGGTACGCGAGGTCCTCGAGGCTTCCGGCACGAATCGGTGA
- a CDS encoding nicotinamide mononucleotide transporter family protein, with product MNLMGFTVPLWVLDWTGSLLVVASLLALLRKHPVYWHFSNASLLPYFLLFVSGGQYILAGLQVSYLIFGLHGMYLWRLERGRDAHGQRFNEALWYNLGWMLTLLIFAYTVWVTRFSDGWSYLQFVVVSLALVANWATTRRWTWSWYVWLGVNTLQAVLFAHLGLWAQFALQFVLFGLSLRGLVLWSRDDRARLAHA from the coding sequence ATGAATCTCATGGGCTTCACGGTTCCGCTGTGGGTCTTGGACTGGACCGGCAGCCTGCTGGTGGTGGCCTCGCTGCTGGCGCTGCTGCGCAAGCACCCGGTGTACTGGCATTTCTCGAACGCCAGCCTGCTGCCGTACTTTCTGCTGTTCGTGTCCGGCGGGCAGTACATTCTGGCGGGCCTGCAGGTGTCTTACCTGATCTTCGGGCTGCACGGGATGTACCTGTGGCGCCTCGAGCGCGGCCGTGACGCGCACGGGCAGCGCTTCAACGAGGCGCTCTGGTACAACCTGGGCTGGATGCTGACCCTGCTGATTTTCGCGTACACCGTGTGGGTCACACGGTTCAGCGACGGCTGGAGCTACCTGCAGTTCGTGGTGGTGTCGCTGGCCCTGGTGGCCAACTGGGCCACCACCCGGCGCTGGACCTGGTCGTGGTACGTGTGGCTGGGCGTGAACACCCTGCAGGCGGTGCTCTTCGCGCACCTGGGCCTGTGGGCGCAGTTCGCGCTGCAGTTCGTGCTGTTCGGCCTGTCGCTGCGCGGGCTGGTGCTGTGGTCGCGCGACGATCGCGCGCGCTTGGCCCATGCCTGA
- a CDS encoding methyltransferase domain-containing protein produces the protein MPQRRPSTRQKRSKPLPRKDTARRGGVAEPLEVEIEFLPGLEPFLKAELQRLPGSVRIFGGSEDALRLGYSGRPRDLHRLRTATAVFRRHTFAVPRPKALMGHQVFQELLAFLDEVRQEADFGSFRFDAAGRESSTFLRLGEELERATGMRFDPEEGELLMRLRPRGEEAWEMLARTTPRPLSARPWRVRNMSGGLNAAVAVAMLRMAGVRPTDRVLNAMCGSGTLLVERALMGEAERIVGVDIDPEALEMARENLAAAKRQGQVELRLEDATALADREGSYDVIVADVPWGDAIGEHAANAQLYRDFLEEAWRVGSKAVRLVVLTHELRLFEGILEASRWRLDREVQVFHGGHRPKMYLLRK, from the coding sequence GTGCCGCAGAGACGTCCCTCCACCCGACAAAAACGTTCGAAGCCCCTCCCGCGCAAGGATACGGCCCGCCGGGGCGGTGTCGCCGAACCCCTCGAGGTTGAGATCGAGTTCCTGCCCGGCCTGGAGCCGTTTTTAAAAGCCGAACTGCAGCGCCTGCCCGGTTCGGTTCGCATCTTTGGCGGCTCCGAAGACGCCCTGCGTCTGGGCTACTCGGGCCGCCCGCGCGATCTGCACCGCCTGCGCACCGCGACCGCGGTGTTCCGCCGTCACACCTTCGCGGTGCCGCGCCCCAAGGCCTTAATGGGCCACCAGGTGTTTCAGGAGTTGCTGGCCTTTCTGGACGAGGTGCGCCAGGAGGCGGACTTTGGCTCGTTCCGGTTCGACGCGGCGGGCCGTGAGTCCTCGACCTTCTTGCGCCTGGGCGAGGAGCTCGAGCGCGCCACCGGCATGCGCTTTGACCCCGAGGAGGGCGAGTTGCTGATGCGCCTGCGCCCGCGCGGCGAGGAAGCCTGGGAGATGCTGGCCCGCACCACCCCGCGTCCGCTCTCGGCGCGCCCCTGGCGGGTGCGCAACATGTCCGGCGGCCTGAACGCCGCCGTGGCCGTGGCGATGCTGCGCATGGCCGGCGTGCGCCCCACCGACCGGGTGCTGAACGCCATGTGCGGCTCGGGCACCTTGCTGGTCGAGCGCGCCCTGATGGGCGAGGCCGAGCGCATCGTGGGCGTGGACATCGATCCCGAGGCGCTCGAGATGGCCCGCGAGAACCTCGCGGCGGCCAAACGGCAGGGCCAGGTCGAGCTGCGCCTCGAGGACGCCACGGCCCTCGCCGACCGCGAGGGCAGCTACGACGTGATCGTGGCCGACGTGCCCTGGGGCGACGCGATCGGGGAGCACGCCGCCAACGCGCAGCTGTACCGCGACTTCCTCGAGGAGGCGTGGCGGGTGGGCTCCAAGGCGGTGCGCCTGGTGGTCCTGACCCACGAGTTGCGGCTGTTCGAGGGGATTTTGGAGGCCTCGCGCTGGCGGCTGGACCGCGAGGTGCAGGTGTTTCACGGCGGACACCGCCCGAAGATGTACCTGCTGCGCAAGTAA
- the rpmI gene encoding 50S ribosomal protein L35: MPKQKTKKAAKRRIKITATGKVMAFKSGKRHQNVGKSGSEIRRKGQGFVLAKSEWARMKAMGVK, translated from the coding sequence ATGCCCAAGCAGAAGACCAAAAAGGCTGCCAAGCGCCGGATCAAGATCACGGCGACTGGCAAGGTGATGGCGTTCAAGAGCGGTAAGCGCCACCAGAACGTCGGCAAGAGCGGCAGCGAGATTCGCCGCAAGGGTCAGGGCTTCGTCCTGGCCAAGAGCGAGTGGGCCCGCATGAAGGCCATGGGGGTTAAATAA
- the rplT gene encoding 50S ribosomal protein L20, which translates to MPRAKTGIIRRRRHKKVLKRAKGFWGSRSKQYKNAFQTLLNAATYEYRDRRNKKRDFRRLWIQRINAGARLHGMTYSTLIHGLKLAGVTLDRKILADLAAREPEAFATLVNSAKTARGAQVSA; encoded by the coding sequence ATGCCTCGCGCAAAGACCGGTATCATCCGTCGTCGCCGTCACAAGAAGGTCCTCAAGCGCGCCAAGGGCTTCTGGGGTTCGCGTTCCAAGCAGTACAAGAACGCCTTCCAGACCCTGCTGAACGCCGCGACCTACGAGTACCGCGACCGTCGCAACAAGAAGCGTGACTTCCGTCGCCTGTGGATCCAGCGCATCAACGCCGGTGCCCGCCTGCACGGCATGACCTACAGCACCCTGATCCACGGCCTGAAGCTGGCCGGCGTGACCCTGGACCGCAAGATCCTGGCCGACCTCGCCGCCCGCGAGCCCGAGGCCTTTGCCACCCTGGTAAACAGCGCCAAGACGGCCCGCGGCGCTCAGGTTTCGGCCTAA
- a CDS encoding potassium channel family protein, whose amino-acid sequence MRFKQFLVIGLGRFGTAVATTLYELGHEVVAVDVEEENVQDVMNLVTHAAIVDATEERALRNLGISNFDVVIVAIGTNIQANILATVAAKTSGARYVVSKAVDDVSRRVLEKVGADLVIRPEHDMGVRLARQLAMPNLFESLDLGSDYSVVELDVGDRLRGTLKDLNLINRFGVQVIAINHNGHVEVTPRAEEVISAHDKIVVVGANHSVEELRRYLND is encoded by the coding sequence ATGAGGTTCAAGCAGTTTCTGGTGATCGGCCTGGGCCGCTTCGGGACCGCCGTGGCGACGACGCTGTACGAACTCGGTCACGAGGTCGTGGCGGTGGACGTCGAGGAGGAAAACGTTCAGGACGTGATGAACCTGGTGACGCACGCCGCGATCGTGGATGCCACCGAGGAACGCGCGCTTCGCAACCTGGGCATCTCCAACTTCGACGTGGTGATCGTCGCGATCGGCACCAACATTCAGGCGAACATCCTGGCGACGGTGGCCGCCAAGACCAGCGGAGCGCGCTACGTGGTCAGCAAGGCGGTGGACGATGTCTCGCGGCGCGTGCTCGAGAAGGTTGGGGCGGACCTGGTGATCCGTCCGGAGCACGACATGGGCGTGCGTCTGGCCCGCCAGCTGGCGATGCCGAACCTGTTTGAGTCGCTCGACTTGGGATCGGATTACAGCGTGGTGGAGCTGGACGTGGGCGACCGCCTGCGCGGCACCTTAAAGGACCTCAACCTGATCAACCGCTTCGGCGTGCAGGTGATTGCCATCAACCACAACGGCCACGTCGAGGTGACGCCGCGCGCCGAGGAGGTCATCAGCGCTCACGACAAGATCGTGGTGGTCGGAGCGAACCACTCGGTCGAGGAACTGCGCCGTTATCTGAACGACTGA
- a CDS encoding PEGA domain-containing protein, whose protein sequence is MKKVIATGLLCAALIGGLSSCATIIKGTEQTVPVASTPEGAEVLVNGVSYGRTPLQLRLKTNQSYTIVVRADGKERIFNVVNRVGTLWVVLDVLTGLVPVVVDAATGAWYELDPNSINVNLE, encoded by the coding sequence ATGAAGAAAGTTATCGCCACCGGCCTGTTGTGCGCTGCCCTGATCGGCGGTCTCAGCAGCTGCGCCACCATCATCAAGGGCACCGAGCAGACCGTTCCTGTCGCCTCGACCCCCGAGGGGGCCGAGGTGCTGGTCAACGGCGTGTCCTACGGCCGTACCCCGCTGCAACTGCGTCTCAAGACCAACCAGAGCTACACCATCGTCGTGCGCGCCGACGGCAAGGAGCGCATCTTCAACGTCGTCAACCGTGTGGGCACCCTGTGGGTGGTGCTCGACGTCCTCACCGGACTCGTGCCGGTTGTCGTGGACGCCGCTACGGGTGCTTGGTACGAACTTGATCCCAACTCGATCAACGTCAACCTCGAGTGA